The proteins below come from a single Oxyura jamaicensis isolate SHBP4307 breed ruddy duck chromosome 1, BPBGC_Ojam_1.0, whole genome shotgun sequence genomic window:
- the LOC118159969 gene encoding uncharacterized protein LOC118159969, translated as MGQIRHGVAVCTAVCVEEHAGRELSHYQSKQLIKSMVRILSQRVLAVVSSKQKAMSSASPVASALTGSGAATQTELPRKHSHPGLKLQCVCPSFLSVSEGSREYNCWRCGQAEKQLSLMAELSEEVGRLRSIRQSEKEIGGIILHHPGIDASASHNIRYKGSTTFSPPGNDEAAVRSKETARAIKRDCRSLRQLVKSSGAQVVFSSILPVAGNGIGRNRPTQLINTWL; from the exons ATGGGGCAAATAAGGCATGGGGTGGCAGTTTGCACAGCAGTTTGTGTGGAAGAGCATGCAGGAAGAGAATTGTCACACTACCAGTCCAAACAGTTAATTAAATCAATGGTCAGAATCCTCTCACAAAGAGTTTTAGCAGTGGTATCCTCCAAGCAGAAAGCTATGTCCTCTGCATCCCCTGTGGCCTCTGCACTCACTGGATCTGGTGCAGCTACCCAGACAGAGCTCCCAAGGAAACACAGCCATCCAGGTCTCAAGCTCCAGTGTGTGTGCCCAAGTTTTCTGTCAGTGtctgagggcagcagggagtACAACTGTTGGAGGTGTGGCCAGGCAGAGAAACAGCTCAGCCTAATGGCAGAGCTCTCTGAGGAGGTGGGCAGGTTGAGGAGCATCAGGCAGTCTGAGAAGGAAATTGGTGGAATTATACTCCACCATCCTGGGATAGATGCATCAGCCAGTCATAACATAAGATACAAAGGATCCACTACCTTCTCGCCACCAG gCAATGATGAAGCTGCAGTGAGatcaaaagaaacagcaagagcaatcaaaagagactgcAGGTCCTTGAGGCAGTTGGTTAAAAGTTCAGGAGCACAGGTAGTGTTTTCCTCTATCCTTCCAGTTGCAGGGAATGGTATTGGAAGAAACAGGCCGACGCAGCTTATCAATACATGGCTATGA